In Nostoc sp. CENA543, a single genomic region encodes these proteins:
- a CDS encoding response regulator transcription factor, with product MHILFVEDELKIASFVQAGLKEQGFTVDYSDNGDEGYLRAIEQEYDAIVLDIMLPGKDGLAILKSLRQRKKNTPVILLTARNELDDRLAGLNLGADDYIAKPFFVEELVARLHAVVRRSSGDRQNLLSVSGLQLDRISREVKCNGEIVELTSREFNLLEYLMRSPGRVFTRTQILEHVWGYDFNPNTNIVDVCIQRIRKKIEIVGGWGLIESVRGVGYRFKN from the coding sequence ATGCACATTCTCTTTGTCGAAGACGAACTAAAAATTGCTAGCTTTGTGCAAGCTGGTTTAAAAGAGCAAGGATTTACCGTTGATTACTCTGATAATGGTGATGAGGGATATCTGCGCGCAATAGAACAAGAATATGATGCCATTGTCTTAGACATCATGCTGCCAGGGAAAGACGGGTTAGCGATTTTAAAAAGTTTACGACAAAGAAAAAAGAATACTCCAGTCATTTTATTAACGGCGCGCAACGAACTAGACGATCGCCTCGCCGGATTGAATTTAGGCGCAGATGACTATATAGCCAAACCCTTTTTTGTAGAGGAATTAGTGGCGCGTCTTCATGCTGTGGTTCGTCGGAGTAGCGGCGATCGCCAAAATCTACTTTCAGTTAGTGGATTACAGTTAGATAGAATCTCACGAGAAGTTAAATGTAATGGGGAGATAGTAGAACTAACTAGCCGTGAGTTTAACCTTTTAGAATATTTAATGCGATCGCCCGGAAGAGTTTTTACCCGCACACAAATTTTAGAACACGTTTGGGGTTACGACTTCAACCCCAATACCAATATTGTTGATGTTTGTATTCAAAGAATTCGCAAAAAAATCGAAATCGTAGGTGGTTGGGGTCTAATTGAAAGCGTGCGCGGCGTAGGATACAGGTTTAAGAATTAG
- a CDS encoding ATP-binding protein has protein sequence MSQFRLRVALLSAALAGGALVGFGFVSWWLIYDAKLTRLNAQLEAQLMRPPIKDFWRFPRPELAKELDIKGEMSNSLLVTNNSGQIIYKSTTWPDELNLKGLFRQYPPLSPSAKVPPKIPPDVQGFLGQHPPPPPPRLPPLRPRLLTQQTKTGTWRFGVMSFPEYQVAIAVSLQTIDREMNLIRDVFVIAIPVLLFLVSGGAWIVSGNALNPIRQLVVAIRQVTATGLDQRIPIGATDVEFMELIQVFNQMLERLKHSFKQASRFSGDAAHELKTPLAILQGELERSLQQAEPGSEMQQSLGNLLDEVRRLSGIVRKLLLLSLADAGQMSLHRVEVDISQMLVQMLEDIELLAPHLQVEIKITPGLQVDGDRDLLNQVLQNLLSNAIKYNLPEGWIQIEARQRGKIVYITISNASQDIPIGDRDRLFERFYRGDLSRNRKVDGTGLGLSLAREITIAHGGELYLEPTVLGQTAFTLRLPNN, from the coding sequence ATGTCCCAATTTCGACTCCGTGTTGCTTTGTTGTCTGCGGCTTTAGCTGGTGGTGCTTTAGTTGGTTTTGGATTTGTGTCTTGGTGGTTAATTTATGACGCTAAACTCACCCGCCTAAATGCTCAATTAGAAGCTCAATTGATGAGACCACCTATAAAAGATTTTTGGCGTTTTCCTCGACCTGAATTAGCAAAAGAATTAGATATCAAGGGGGAAATGTCGAATTCTTTGTTAGTTACAAATAACAGTGGTCAAATTATCTATAAATCTACTACATGGCCAGATGAATTGAATTTAAAGGGTTTGTTCCGTCAATATCCACCGCTATCACCATCAGCAAAAGTTCCGCCGAAAATTCCCCCAGATGTTCAGGGTTTTTTAGGTCAACATCCACCACCCCCTCCCCCGCGTTTACCGCCTTTACGTCCACGATTATTAACGCAGCAGACAAAAACGGGGACTTGGCGTTTTGGTGTGATGAGTTTTCCTGAATATCAGGTGGCGATCGCTGTTAGTTTACAAACAATTGATCGGGAAATGAATCTCATCCGTGATGTGTTTGTAATTGCGATACCTGTCCTACTTTTTTTGGTGTCTGGTGGCGCGTGGATAGTATCAGGAAATGCTTTAAATCCGATTCGTCAATTAGTGGTTGCTATTCGCCAAGTCACGGCTACAGGATTGGATCAAAGAATTCCTATCGGTGCTACAGATGTGGAATTTATGGAACTAATTCAGGTGTTTAACCAAATGTTGGAACGTCTGAAACATAGTTTTAAACAAGCATCCCGCTTTAGTGGCGATGCAGCACATGAACTTAAAACACCATTAGCAATTCTCCAAGGAGAACTAGAACGCAGTCTCCAACAGGCTGAACCAGGTTCAGAAATGCAGCAAAGTTTGGGTAATTTGCTAGATGAAGTCCGCCGACTGAGTGGGATTGTCCGCAAGCTGTTGTTACTGTCTTTAGCTGACGCAGGACAAATGAGTTTACATCGTGTGGAAGTGGATATTTCCCAGATGTTAGTCCAAATGTTGGAGGACATCGAACTTTTAGCACCCCATCTGCAAGTCGAGATCAAAATTACACCTGGATTGCAGGTTGATGGCGATCGCGATTTGCTCAACCAAGTTTTACAAAACCTCTTGAGTAACGCTATCAAGTACAATCTCCCAGAGGGTTGGATACAAATTGAGGCTCGACAACGAGGAAAAATCGTCTACATCACTATCAGCAACGCTTCTCAAGATATCCCAATTGGCGATCGCGATCGTCTCTTTGAGCGATTCTATCGCGGCGATCTCTCCAGAAATCGAAAAGTTGACGGTACAGGATTGGGACTTAGCCTAGCTAGAGAAATTACCATCGCACACGGTGGGGAACTTTATCTAGAACCTACTGTGTTGGGTCAAACTGCTTTCACCTTACGCTTACCCAATAATTAA
- a CDS encoding DUF4157 domain-containing protein: MCSRQYKARKIFSKSSDTPASNPLELRPFVVQPRPQTPELQAQEEKLAQSDSLLRNISTFRPGYEPPPPPRIQTQLTIGEPGDKYEQEADRVAADVVQRINAPQMSPVQRSQVIEDENELQAKPLVQRMSNVGSMAAPPDLEASIQGLKGSGQPLVDSIREPMEQAFGANFSGVKVHTDSQSDQLNQSIQAKAFTTGQDIFFRQGAYNPSSNGGQELIAHELTHVVQQNGGAVQRSPQPSEQNASMSFTANPEHSIQRHPVHWERSQDVQNFLGVNPGWAFFGKTKLGRCQKAIREYQSLPEDGFAARKQKLTAIEKELVAWQAKYGVTKKDSEAARLIPVIQKMVNYEREEIDLSEKRASGEIDPDKPSSWRQARDFPTNAEYEITFRALMKLNLGKTGIDVPRLGEMDAQDKKSFQQATPDAVCNYANTGANISASRSFKFTNQIAAKSSSKGKSNLIVVQVIRPGYAIDVEQNAYNEEEQLGIDSGITEKDKRKAREAKEIATLKNPPELILGWVEFPTDVINEAGSLEDAVRNNLIKFVFNPAYGKGELGEDLPELSEMKNFDELSLMWATYPPT; the protein is encoded by the coding sequence ATATCAACTTTTCGTCCAGGCTATGAACCACCGCCACCACCACGTATTCAGACTCAGTTAACAATTGGTGAGCCAGGGGATAAATATGAGCAAGAAGCCGATCGGGTAGCAGCAGATGTAGTGCAAAGAATTAATGCACCTCAAATGTCTCCGGTTCAGCGATCGCAAGTTATAGAAGATGAAAATGAGCTGCAAGCGAAACCACTGGTACAGCGTATGTCGAATGTAGGTAGTATGGCTGCACCACCCGATTTAGAAGCATCCATCCAAGGGTTAAAGGGTAGTGGACAGCCACTAGTAGACAGTATCCGAGAACCAATGGAACAGGCATTTGGGGCTAATTTCAGTGGGGTGAAAGTCCACACAGATTCTCAATCTGACCAATTGAATCAATCAATTCAGGCAAAAGCTTTTACCACAGGGCAGGATATCTTTTTTCGGCAAGGCGCATACAACCCCAGTAGCAATGGAGGACAAGAGTTAATTGCCCATGAGTTAACTCACGTTGTGCAACAGAATGGAGGTGCAGTACAGAGATCACCGCAACCCTCAGAGCAAAACGCCTCAATGTCGTTTACAGCTAACCCTGAACACTCCATTCAACGTCATCCCGTACACTGGGAAAGGTCTCAAGACGTGCAGAACTTCCTCGGTGTCAACCCTGGTTGGGCATTTTTCGGTAAGACAAAACTAGGAAGATGTCAAAAAGCGATCCGTGAGTATCAAAGTCTCCCAGAAGATGGATTTGCTGCCAGAAAACAAAAATTGACTGCGATCGAAAAAGAACTGGTGGCATGGCAGGCGAAGTATGGAGTTACCAAAAAAGATAGTGAAGCAGCACGGCTAATTCCGGTCATACAGAAGATGGTCAACTATGAGAGAGAAGAAATCGATTTATCAGAAAAAAGAGCATCTGGAGAGATAGACCCAGATAAACCATCTTCATGGCGGCAGGCGCGAGACTTTCCCACTAATGCTGAATACGAGATTACATTTAGAGCTTTAATGAAGTTAAATCTCGGAAAAACAGGGATAGATGTTCCTAGATTGGGAGAGATGGATGCACAGGATAAAAAGAGTTTTCAACAGGCAACACCGGACGCTGTATGTAATTACGCAAATACAGGTGCAAATATATCTGCTAGCCGCAGTTTTAAATTTACAAATCAGATAGCAGCTAAGTCTTCATCAAAAGGCAAATCTAATTTGATAGTGGTGCAAGTTATACGTCCCGGATATGCAATCGATGTAGAGCAGAATGCTTACAATGAGGAGGAGCAACTAGGTATTGATAGTGGCATCACAGAAAAAGATAAGCGGAAAGCCAGAGAGGCTAAAGAGATCGCAACGCTGAAAAATCCGCCAGAACTGATTCTTGGCTGGGTAGAATTTCCGACAGATGTCATAAATGAGGCAGGTAGTCTAGAAGATGCAGTGCGAAATAACTTGATCAAATTCGTATTTAACCCTGCCTATGGCAAGGGGGAACTGGGGGAAGACTTACCAGAACTCAGTGAGATGAAAAACTTTGATGAATTGTCACTTATGTGGGCAACATACCCACCAACCTGA
- a CDS encoding cyanophycin synthetase yields the protein MALVTSIIQKIAPQIGAVVVLDPEYQLVGHITFKNGHKAFFSTTKLNINGFGSAEIAKDKGYSNFFLKHFGYKVTEGKTFFSHKFCEKIGNDRNIDVGFEYAKSLGFPVIVKPINLSQGKLVTKVHNKTEYYQVAKKILRINTGLIVEKFYCGKDYRVVVIDNEVIAAYQRMPLSVIGDGQSTILELLVQKQENFLQSGRKKIIDTDDFRIKQKLKKQSLNLNSIIPNGKVIYLLDNANLSSGGEAVDVTESIHPDFQKLALNVAKDMGLRLIGLDIITHDITRPMVDYVIIEVNGSPSLTHYAAIGDIQTQRVERLYLKILQALERDYNNQN from the coding sequence ATGGCATTAGTAACGTCAATAATTCAAAAAATTGCGCCCCAAATTGGTGCGGTAGTCGTTCTAGATCCAGAGTATCAATTAGTAGGTCATATTACTTTTAAAAATGGACATAAAGCATTTTTCAGCACTACAAAATTAAATATTAATGGTTTTGGATCAGCAGAAATAGCTAAAGACAAGGGTTATTCAAACTTTTTTCTCAAACATTTTGGGTATAAAGTGACCGAAGGAAAAACATTTTTTAGTCATAAATTCTGCGAGAAAATTGGTAATGATAGAAATATTGATGTCGGGTTTGAATACGCTAAAAGCTTAGGATTCCCTGTAATTGTTAAACCTATTAATCTTAGTCAAGGAAAATTAGTCACCAAAGTTCATAATAAAACTGAGTATTATCAAGTAGCAAAAAAAATTTTGCGAATCAATACAGGATTAATTGTAGAAAAATTTTATTGTGGTAAAGACTACAGGGTTGTCGTTATCGATAATGAAGTAATAGCAGCTTATCAAAGAATGCCTTTATCAGTGATTGGTGATGGACAATCAACAATTTTAGAGTTGTTAGTGCAGAAACAAGAGAACTTTCTTCAGAGTGGTAGAAAAAAGATTATAGATACTGATGATTTCCGTATTAAACAGAAGCTAAAAAAACAAAGTCTCAACTTAAACAGTATTATTCCCAATGGTAAGGTAATCTATCTTTTAGACAATGCTAATTTATCTAGCGGTGGAGAGGCTGTGGATGTCACTGAAAGTATCCATCCAGACTTTCAAAAACTGGCGTTAAATGTTGCTAAAGATATGGGGTTGAGGCTAATCGGTTTAGATATTATTACCCACGACATAACCAGGCCAATGGTAGATTATGTGATCATCGAAGTGAATGGTTCCCCTAGCTTAACTCACTATGCTGCTATTGGAGATATCCAAACTCAAAGAGTTGAACGTCTATACTTAAAAATTCTGCAAGCCTTAGAAAGAGATTACAATAACCAAAATTAA
- a CDS encoding Uma2 family endonuclease, giving the protein MNSTTTQKPSLEEFLKLPETKPASEYINGEIWQKPMPKGRHSRLQGKLIEVINQVSEAQKIAYGFPELRCTFGNRSIVPDLAVFQWKRIPFTINGDVPDNFQIPPDWTIEILSPEQKPNKVIGDILHCLQYGSRLGWFLDPDDFSILIFLPEKQPALLQGEDSLPVLHEIPLTLTVNQVFAWLKMGT; this is encoded by the coding sequence ATGAACTCTACAACTACCCAAAAACCAAGCTTAGAAGAGTTTCTCAAGCTCCCAGAAACAAAACCAGCTAGTGAATATATCAATGGTGAAATTTGGCAAAAACCTATGCCAAAAGGTAGACACAGTCGCTTGCAAGGTAAACTGATTGAGGTTATTAATCAAGTTAGTGAGGCGCAGAAAATCGCCTACGGATTTCCTGAATTACGGTGTACTTTCGGTAATCGCTCAATTGTTCCTGATTTAGCTGTATTTCAATGGAAACGTATCCCATTCACTATTAATGGTGATGTACCTGATAATTTTCAAATACCACCAGACTGGACGATTGAGATCCTCTCACCTGAGCAAAAACCTAACAAAGTAATTGGTGATATTCTTCACTGTCTCCAATATGGTAGCCGTCTAGGATGGTTTCTTGACCCAGATGACTTCAGTATTTTGATCTTTTTACCAGAAAAACAGCCAGCCTTACTTCAAGGAGAAGATTCCTTACCTGTCTTACATGAAATTCCACTGACGCTAACTGTCAATCAAGTTTTTGCATGGCTAAAAATGGGTACTTGA